A stretch of the Sphingomonas sp. CL5.1 genome encodes the following:
- a CDS encoding nuclear transport factor 2 family protein, protein MLAMEEMKNLRLTFCRSLDSHDWKALRSTMSDNFELYFADNSGPNGAATRPPLERNSADGFVDLAKQLLSQGKSIHICTMPQFEYVGTDRARALWFINGYGQIGTQNGLGFERVVEDYVKVNGKWLIRKADARIEANVIFSK, encoded by the coding sequence TTGCTGGCGATGGAGGAGATGAAAAATCTCCGACTGACTTTCTGCCGCTCGCTCGACAGCCATGACTGGAAGGCGCTCCGCTCGACGATGTCGGACAATTTCGAGCTGTATTTCGCGGACAACAGTGGCCCGAACGGCGCAGCCACGCGCCCACCGCTCGAGAGGAACAGCGCGGATGGCTTCGTCGATCTCGCGAAGCAACTACTCAGCCAGGGCAAATCCATCCATATCTGCACAATGCCGCAGTTCGAATATGTCGGCACCGATCGCGCCCGGGCGCTCTGGTTCATCAACGGTTACGGCCAGATCGGGACACAGAACGGCCTTGGGTTCGAGCGGGTTGTGGAAGATTATGTAAAGGTCAACGGCAAGTGGCTGATCCGCAAGGCCGATGCGCGGATCGAAGCGAATGTGATCTTCTCGAAATAA
- a CDS encoding LysR family transcriptional regulator, giving the protein MIGGSLRDLNAFVVVASERSFTRAAARLGVSQSALSQTVRHLEERIGIRLLNRTTRNVSATEAGQRLLARVVPALEEIDLGIAQLGNLLDRPSGTIRISADEYAIHSVIWPALERFLTTFPEINIELSTDYGRTDLARGHFDVGVRRGNLVSKDMIAVRIAPDMPMAVVGAPSCLDGRARPKRPPDLSDYPCINLRLPTHGELLPWTFTKAGKDLRVTNPGRLVFTSIAQVRQACLAGFGLAYLPRDYVEPHIEAGELIEMLADCRKTFEGYHLYYPSRRQRPPALGALLETLRYHG; this is encoded by the coding sequence ATGATCGGCGGCAGCCTGCGTGATCTGAACGCGTTCGTCGTCGTGGCGAGCGAGCGCAGCTTCACGCGCGCCGCAGCCCGCTTGGGCGTTTCGCAATCCGCGCTCAGCCAGACCGTCCGGCATCTGGAGGAGCGGATCGGTATTCGCCTGCTCAACCGTACCACGCGAAACGTATCGGCGACCGAAGCCGGTCAGCGCCTGCTGGCGCGCGTGGTTCCGGCGCTGGAGGAGATCGATCTCGGCATCGCGCAACTCGGCAACCTGCTCGACCGGCCATCGGGCACGATCCGGATATCGGCGGACGAATATGCCATCCATTCCGTCATCTGGCCCGCGCTCGAACGATTTCTGACGACATTCCCGGAGATCAATATCGAACTGAGCACCGATTACGGTCGCACCGACTTGGCGCGTGGGCATTTCGACGTCGGCGTGCGTCGCGGAAATCTGGTGTCGAAGGATATGATCGCGGTGCGGATCGCCCCGGACATGCCGATGGCCGTGGTCGGCGCGCCATCATGCCTCGATGGTCGCGCGCGTCCGAAGCGGCCGCCCGACTTGTCGGATTATCCGTGCATCAACCTCCGACTTCCCACCCATGGTGAACTGCTGCCATGGACCTTCACCAAAGCGGGGAAGGATCTGCGGGTGACCAATCCCGGCAGGTTGGTGTTCACGAGTATCGCCCAGGTCCGGCAAGCCTGTCTCGCCGGCTTTGGCCTGGCCTATCTGCCGCGAGACTATGTCGAGCCGCATATCGAGGCGGGAGAATTGATCGAGATGCTGGCCGATTGTCGCAAGACGTTCGAAGGCTATCATCTTTATTATCCGAGCCGTCGGCAACGCCCACCCGCCCTAGGCGCGCTACTGGAGACCCTGCGCTATCACGGTTAG
- a CDS encoding alpha/beta hydrolase, whose protein sequence is MKKSVTFRNKSWDVAADLHLPADFDPARKYRALVVAHPISSCKEQTAGIYAARLVEAGFVALAFDASTQGASGGDGKYLEEPATRVEDFRCAVDYLVTLDFVDEDRIGVLGICGGGGYAVNAAMTERRFKAVATVVGANYGRVMREADLSPDAAITALEGIGRQRTAEARGGAVAITNYCPPSRSALEAAGITDIDVVEAVDYYTTPRGQHPGSTNQLKITSTGAAFGWDAFHLAEKLLTQPLQIIIGGGRPGAFGSFRDGYELFAKARSETKNLFIVPGATHYDLYDQPAFVGPAAEKLIAFYTTNL, encoded by the coding sequence ATGAAGAAGTCCGTGACTTTTCGTAACAAATCCTGGGATGTCGCCGCCGACCTTCATCTGCCCGCCGATTTCGATCCGGCGCGGAAGTATCGCGCGTTGGTAGTCGCGCATCCGATCAGCAGTTGCAAGGAACAGACGGCGGGGATTTATGCCGCCAGACTGGTTGAGGCAGGATTCGTCGCGCTTGCCTTCGATGCTTCAACGCAGGGCGCAAGCGGCGGCGACGGCAAGTATCTGGAGGAACCCGCGACACGCGTGGAGGATTTCCGTTGCGCGGTGGACTATCTCGTCACGCTCGATTTCGTCGACGAGGACCGGATCGGCGTGCTCGGCATCTGCGGCGGCGGCGGCTACGCCGTCAACGCCGCGATGACCGAGCGCCGGTTCAAGGCGGTCGCCACCGTGGTCGGCGCGAACTATGGCCGCGTGATGCGCGAAGCCGATCTTTCGCCCGACGCCGCGATCACGGCGCTAGAGGGAATTGGAAGGCAGCGTACCGCCGAGGCGCGCGGCGGCGCAGTCGCCATCACCAATTATTGCCCGCCGTCGAGATCGGCGCTGGAAGCGGCTGGCATCACGGACATCGATGTGGTCGAGGCAGTGGATTATTATACGACGCCGCGCGGGCAGCATCCAGGCTCGACCAATCAACTGAAGATCACCAGCACCGGCGCAGCATTCGGCTGGGACGCGTTCCATCTCGCGGAGAAGCTGCTAACCCAACCGCTGCAGATCATCATCGGCGGCGGACGACCGGGGGCGTTCGGCTCGTTCCGCGATGGCTACGAACTGTTCGCCAAGGCGCGTTCGGAGACGAAGAATCTCTTTATCGTCCCCGGCGCTACGCACTACGACCTGTACGACCAGCCGGCGTTCGTTGGCCCTGCGGCCGAGAAGCTCATCGCGTTCTATACCACCAATCTGTGA
- a CDS encoding NAD(P)-dependent oxidoreductase — MAGLLDSAIMALAPWRRLSLLRQPTGVAHRAARANLMGMESSASDTGADTSQREIVGQVIAAAGSGLKPMFRTDLTRLALPVSRRQEFSRDAARRLIGWESKVSIAEGIGRVVAWLDRQHN; from the coding sequence GTGGCGGGCTTGCTCGATTCGGCGATCATGGCGCTCGCCCCATGGAGGCGCCTATCACTATTACGCCAGCCAACTGGTGTGGCGCACCGCGCCGCGCGCGCCAACCTGATGGGCATGGAAAGCTCCGCCAGCGACACGGGCGCGGACACCTCGCAGCGCGAGATCGTCGGGCAGGTAATCGCGGCAGCGGGTTCGGGTCTGAAGCCCATGTTTCGTACTGATCTAACCCGGCTCGCGCTGCCGGTTTCGCGCAGGCAGGAGTTCTCGCGCGACGCTGCGCGCAGGCTGATCGGCTGGGAATCGAAGGTATCGATCGCGGAGGGCATCGGACGTGTCGTCGCGTGGCTCGATCGGCAGCATAACTAG
- a CDS encoding TetR/AcrR family transcriptional regulator — protein MADANPPIREKKQRKGDVTRGAILAAAARRFTEKGYADCSLRDIAALSGLKAGSVYYHFPSKEVLLDEVLMAGIERLTKTIVAQIEALGPKASATQQFRAMIHAHITCFLDVRDDANTYLRIYEYLPPVMKRRTRSNRLEYAQIWFDAFDRGVQNGEFSSTVDRITFISFLLDSMNGVIEWFRPSRATIDGVCDMIEATILESIMTRDARNTPTPGRRAPARQSLRPPYRVGTAVN, from the coding sequence TTGGCTGACGCGAATCCGCCGATTAGGGAGAAAAAGCAGCGTAAGGGCGATGTGACGCGCGGTGCGATCCTCGCCGCCGCCGCGCGGCGCTTCACCGAAAAGGGCTATGCCGATTGTTCGCTGCGCGACATCGCGGCGCTGAGCGGTCTCAAGGCGGGAAGCGTCTATTACCATTTCCCATCCAAGGAGGTATTGCTCGACGAAGTGCTAATGGCGGGCATCGAACGACTGACCAAGACGATCGTGGCGCAGATCGAAGCTCTCGGCCCGAAAGCCTCCGCGACGCAGCAATTCCGCGCGATGATCCATGCCCACATCACCTGCTTCCTCGACGTGCGCGACGACGCCAACACCTATCTGCGCATCTATGAATATCTGCCACCGGTGATGAAGCGCCGGACGCGCAGCAACCGACTGGAATATGCGCAAATCTGGTTCGACGCCTTCGACCGCGGCGTGCAGAACGGAGAATTCTCATCGACCGTCGACCGCATCACCTTCATTTCGTTCCTGCTTGATTCTATGAACGGCGTGATCGAGTGGTTCCGCCCATCGCGCGCCACGATCGACGGCGTATGTGATATGATCGAGGCGACGATACTCGAAAGCATCATGACGCGCGACGCGCGCAACACTCCCACACCGGGACGGCGCGCGCCCGCTCGCCAATCTCTGCGCCCACCTTATCGCGTGGGAACTGCCGTCAATTAA
- a CDS encoding CaiB/BaiF CoA-transferase family protein, with amino-acid sequence MTGPLTGLKVIEIAGLGPTPSCGMMLGDMGADIIRVDRVVKADLALELPTRFNLRDRNKRSVAIDLKQRAGLAALLKLVERADVLIEGFRPGVAERMGFGPEVCLVRRPQLVFARATGWGQEGPLAQDAGHDINYVALTGVLDMIGPAGGDPVVPLNLLGDYAGGAAYLAFGIMCAVFEAQQSGQGQVVDGAIVDGVTGLLTMFHAMRQAGHLNARRGANLLDGGAPFYTTYRTKDGKSVAIGALEGRFYRTLVEKLGLNTAILANRNDRAQWPALRALFADIFARRTRDEWIQHFADCPDACFSPVLSLDEAGSHPHNRARGALVRFDDLDHPRPAPRLSRTPGGIYGAPPRIGEQTREILTGWGLDETAIQQGLESGAFLDTGSRRD; translated from the coding sequence GTGACGGGGCCGCTCACCGGGTTAAAAGTGATCGAGATCGCCGGGCTTGGCCCCACGCCGTCCTGCGGAATGATGCTCGGCGACATGGGCGCGGACATCATTCGCGTCGATCGCGTCGTAAAAGCCGATCTAGCTTTGGAATTGCCGACCAGATTCAACCTTCGCGACCGCAACAAGCGCTCGGTTGCCATCGACCTGAAACAGCGCGCAGGTCTCGCCGCGCTGCTCAAGCTGGTCGAACGAGCGGACGTGCTGATCGAGGGATTCCGACCCGGTGTCGCCGAACGAATGGGATTTGGCCCGGAAGTTTGCCTTGTCCGCCGGCCACAACTCGTCTTCGCACGCGCGACCGGCTGGGGACAGGAAGGCCCGCTCGCGCAGGACGCAGGGCATGACATCAATTATGTCGCGCTAACCGGCGTGCTCGACATGATCGGGCCAGCTGGCGGCGATCCGGTGGTGCCGCTCAACTTGCTCGGTGATTATGCCGGGGGCGCGGCCTATCTTGCGTTCGGCATCATGTGCGCGGTGTTCGAGGCGCAGCAATCCGGGCAAGGACAAGTCGTGGACGGCGCGATCGTCGACGGCGTGACCGGACTATTGACGATGTTCCATGCCATGCGGCAGGCGGGGCATCTGAATGCCAGACGAGGTGCGAACCTGCTCGACGGCGGCGCTCCATTCTACACCACCTATCGGACGAAGGACGGAAAGTCCGTCGCAATCGGTGCGCTAGAGGGACGCTTCTATCGCACGTTGGTCGAAAAACTGGGATTGAACACGGCAATCCTTGCCAACCGCAACGATCGTGCGCAATGGCCGGCGCTCCGCGCGCTGTTCGCCGACATTTTTGCTCGTCGCACGCGCGACGAATGGATTCAGCATTTCGCCGATTGCCCGGACGCATGCTTCTCCCCGGTCCTGTCCCTCGATGAGGCCGGTAGCCATCCCCACAATCGTGCGCGCGGCGCACTCGTTCGTTTCGACGACCTCGACCACCCTCGCCCTGCTCCTCGCCTGTCGCGAACGCCGGGGGGCATATATGGTGCTCCGCCCCGGATCGGCGAGCAAACACGGGAAATCCTTACCGGCTGGGGGTTGGACGAGACCGCAATCCAGCAGGGACTGGAAAGCGGTGCGTTCCTCGACACCGGCAGCCGGCGCGACTAA
- a CDS encoding SIS domain-containing protein has translation MLAEALADAWPVRHRARCGLSIAAEAALKLKETCALHAEAFNAAEVRHGPMALFDLDFPLLVFRQEDEAADSIEVPVELSLVQGYRVFVTGGLVTGAVRLETVDVVPVVQLLLEIRSFCGAVNAVALRRGMDPDIRPCCASHGDRVVAWNHHSAEIPTIAPRSARGRNLYRLRSAENHFSRPLTLKLFVRDRVDVRDFDRVDLGAVITGPSIRSGG, from the coding sequence GTGCTGGCCGAAGCGTTAGCCGATGCGTGGCCTGTACGTCATCGGGCGCGGTGCGGCCTTTCGATCGCGGCGGAAGCGGCGCTTAAGTTGAAGGAGACGTGCGCGCTCCATGCGGAGGCGTTCAACGCCGCCGAGGTCCGCCACGGTCCGATGGCGCTGTTCGACCTGGATTTTCCGTTGCTGGTGTTCCGGCAGGAAGATGAAGCCGCCGACAGCATCGAAGTGCCCGTCGAGCTTTCACTTGTTCAAGGATATCGCGTGTTCGTGACCGGTGGTCTAGTCACCGGCGCGGTCCGTCTGGAAACTGTCGATGTGGTGCCGGTCGTCCAGCTGCTGCTCGAAATCCGGTCCTTTTGCGGAGCGGTGAACGCAGTAGCCTTGCGGCGCGGTATGGACCCAGACATCCGCCCTTGCTGCGCATCTCACGGTGATCGCGTAGTGGCGTGGAACCACCACAGCGCCGAGATACCGACGATCGCGCCGCGCTCGGCTCGCGGGCGAAATCTTTATCGATTGAGATCGGCCGAGAACCACTTTAGCCGACCGTTAACCCTGAAACTCTTTGTTCGAGATAGGGTTGACGTGCGCGATTTCGATCGCGTCGACCTTGGCGCGGTCATCACTGGACCTTCAATTCGTTCGGGTGGCTGA